One Planctomycetaceae bacterium genomic region harbors:
- a CDS encoding Hsp20/alpha crystallin family protein, whose translation MAIFRFPGAFDPFSSLRYMQRELDRLFGKGMALGQQIGGGVYPPVNVYNGRDDMIVECEMSGVKREDVDISITGETLVIKGVKKAPAEDEVKYQRCERGSGDFSRTIVLPDRVDAEKVEASLVNGLLTVRLPKSEAARPKQISVQ comes from the coding sequence ATGGCGATATTTCGATTTCCCGGTGCGTTTGATCCGTTCAGTTCCTTGCGGTACATGCAGCGCGAGTTGGACCGGTTGTTCGGCAAGGGGATGGCCCTGGGCCAGCAGATCGGCGGGGGCGTGTATCCGCCGGTCAACGTGTACAACGGCCGCGACGACATGATCGTCGAGTGCGAAATGTCCGGCGTGAAGCGCGAAGACGTGGACATCTCCATCACCGGCGAGACTCTCGTGATCAAGGGCGTCAAGAAGGCTCCGGCCGAGGACGAGGTCAAGTATCAGCGCTGCGAGCGCGGCAGCGGCGACTTCAGCCGCACCATTGTGCTGCCCGACCGCGTCGACGCCGAGAAGGTCGAGGCCTCGCTGGTCAACGGCCTCCTGACGGTGCGCCTGCCCAAGAGCGAGGCGGCGCGTCCCAAGCAGATTTCGGTTCAGTAA
- a CDS encoding Hsp20/alpha crystallin family protein, giving the protein MAKNDNPKVQSGTMPREMGEDTFSPLVDLYETKDGTTVLAAELPGAKSDSIDIRVEKGVLSIYADARAEGPGPHYNTTYAGFVRGQYFRAFAVSDEIDRDRIEASFKEGVLTLTLPRATAATTRKIEIKSE; this is encoded by the coding sequence ATGGCAAAGAACGACAATCCCAAGGTTCAATCGGGAACGATGCCCCGCGAGATGGGCGAAGACACCTTCAGCCCGCTCGTCGACCTGTATGAAACCAAGGACGGTACGACGGTCCTGGCCGCGGAGCTGCCCGGCGCCAAGAGCGACTCGATCGACATTCGCGTCGAGAAAGGCGTGCTGAGCATCTACGCCGACGCCCGCGCCGAAGGCCCCGGACCGCACTACAACACCACCTACGCCGGCTTTGTCCGCGGGCAATACTTCCGCGCCTTTGCCGTCAGCGATGAGATCGATCGAGACCGCATTGAGGCCTCGTTCAAGGAAGGCGTACTGACGCTGACGCTGCCGCGAGCGACGGCCGCCACCACGCGCAAGATCGAGATCAAGTCCGAGTAA
- a CDS encoding ATP-binding cassette domain-containing protein gives MNGLELSNVTLRAGDFIVDDVSLSVPAGQYFILMGHTGAGKTLLMKAVCGLQEMVSGRVAIDGRDVTAFDPCRRAIGYVPQEGGLFPHLNVFGNIAFALDLLGLGRHEIIERVEEMAEGLGVSALLGRRVGRLSGGERQKVALARALTRRPRLLLLDEPISALDEATRETISLLLKRVHEQYSLTTIHICHNPAEAQQLGDRVGVMSGGRLVADESRSATR, from the coding sequence ATGAACGGCCTGGAACTGAGCAACGTGACGCTCCGGGCCGGCGACTTCATCGTCGACGACGTCAGCCTGTCCGTTCCCGCCGGGCAGTACTTCATCCTCATGGGGCACACCGGCGCCGGAAAGACGCTGCTGATGAAGGCCGTCTGCGGCCTGCAGGAGATGGTCAGCGGGCGCGTCGCCATCGACGGCCGCGACGTGACGGCTTTCGATCCGTGCCGCCGCGCGATCGGGTATGTGCCCCAGGAGGGCGGGCTTTTTCCGCACCTGAACGTCTTTGGCAATATCGCCTTCGCGCTGGACCTGCTGGGCCTGGGCCGCCACGAAATTATCGAGCGCGTCGAGGAGATGGCCGAGGGGCTGGGCGTCAGCGCGCTGCTGGGGCGGCGTGTGGGGCGCCTCAGCGGGGGCGAGCGGCAGAAGGTGGCCCTGGCCCGCGCCCTGACGCGGCGCCCGCGACTGCTGCTGCTGGACGAACCCATCAGCGCCCTGGACGAAGCCACCCGCGAAACGATCAGCCTCCTGCTCAAACGCGTTCACGAGCAGTACTCTCTAACGACGATTCACATCTGCCATAATCCGGCCGAAGCTCAGCAACTTGGCGACCGCGTGGGCGTCATGAGCGGCGGGCGGCTGGTGGCCGATGAATCGAGGAGCGCCACGAGATGA
- a CDS encoding substrate-binding domain-containing protein — protein sequence MKRIVTVLFAAAILAALVVVLWPAKAPGPQCLVGGTMTPLFHDLAEAYWASLSDKDKQSGALGKVEISSGDSGELMARIEMGQQGDLYVAHDPFMDQCVQRKLGTDVWTVGELVPVLVVQKGNPKKIASLADLQRPDVRVYLTDYEHSTMGWLLPTIFSRGGVDFAKLNETKKIPTHRSGSWVANQVIMNQADAAIVWQAVAALRSKDLDVINIDAALPRPGVDAITSASGKSYYLTPVKVGLVLLASSKRREQALKFVEFVRSDAAKPIFLKHSFKVSDIFGRAEYVKGVKVAPASQPQSAP from the coding sequence ATGAAACGCATTGTTACCGTATTGTTTGCCGCGGCGATACTGGCCGCATTGGTCGTGGTGCTCTGGCCGGCCAAGGCCCCTGGTCCGCAGTGTTTGGTCGGTGGAACCATGACGCCGTTGTTTCACGATCTGGCGGAGGCTTACTGGGCGTCGCTCAGTGACAAGGACAAACAGAGCGGCGCTTTGGGCAAGGTCGAGATCAGTTCCGGTGATTCCGGCGAGCTGATGGCCAGGATCGAGATGGGCCAGCAGGGCGACCTGTACGTCGCGCATGATCCGTTCATGGACCAGTGCGTGCAGCGCAAGTTGGGCACCGACGTCTGGACCGTCGGCGAACTGGTGCCCGTGCTGGTCGTGCAGAAAGGCAACCCCAAGAAGATCGCGTCGCTGGCTGATCTGCAGCGCCCCGACGTGCGGGTCTACCTGACCGACTACGAGCACTCGACGATGGGCTGGCTGCTGCCGACGATCTTCTCGCGCGGCGGGGTCGACTTTGCAAAGCTCAACGAAACCAAGAAGATCCCCACGCACCGCAGTGGCTCGTGGGTCGCCAACCAGGTCATCATGAACCAGGCCGACGCCGCGATCGTCTGGCAGGCGGTGGCGGCGCTGCGGAGCAAGGATCTGGACGTCATCAACATCGATGCCGCCCTGCCGCGCCCCGGCGTCGACGCCATCACCAGCGCCAGCGGCAAGAGCTATTACCTGACACCCGTGAAGGTCGGGCTGGTGCTGCTGGCGTCGAGCAAACGCCGGGAGCAGGCCCTCAAGTTCGTCGAGTTCGTCCGCTCCGACGCCGCCAAACCGATCTTCCTGAAGCACTCGTTCAAGGTGTCGGACATCTTCGGCCGGGCTGAATACGTCAAAGGCGTTAAGGTCGCGCCCGCCTCGCAGCCGCAGAGCGCGCCATGA
- a CDS encoding trypsin-like peptidase domain-containing protein has translation MKLMRVIAVISAALAFLALPAAVMAQAASKPAPKQTVQDFREIIRRATDKVFPAVVFIKVLSETHESGRKVTQEAFGSGVIISDKGEVLTNWHVIDKAVEVRAMLYDGRGVDAKVIGSDKDTDLALVQLQLPPTDKASALPWAQFGDSDALKEGDFVMAMGAPYGLSRSVSQGIISCTRRYLRGNSEYSLWLQTDAAINPGNSGGPLVDTEGRVVGINARGASGSDGLGFAIPTSTVKLIVAQLRQFKKVNWSWTGLQLQPLKDFNRNIYFEGDSGVIAADPDPESPAQRAGIKARDRILKVNGAALTAMREEDLPAVNKVLGLLAKGKPATFDILREGKAMSIVLTPREKGKVEGEELALPRWDMTIKTINQFENEDLYFYCKEGIFVYGIKWPGNAGSAGLERQDIILKVEGADVKTLDDLKKIHAEMIKNVAVKHRALFTIMRNGLTRQIVVDFSRDYEKE, from the coding sequence ATGAAATTGATGCGTGTCATTGCAGTGATTTCGGCCGCCCTGGCGTTTCTTGCCCTTCCGGCGGCCGTTATGGCGCAGGCGGCGTCGAAACCTGCCCCCAAGCAGACGGTGCAGGATTTCCGCGAGATCATCCGCCGCGCCACCGACAAGGTCTTCCCGGCCGTGGTCTTCATCAAGGTGCTCAGCGAGACGCACGAATCGGGCCGCAAGGTCACGCAGGAAGCCTTCGGCAGCGGCGTCATCATCTCTGACAAGGGCGAGGTGCTGACTAACTGGCACGTGATCGACAAAGCCGTCGAGGTCCGCGCGATGCTGTACGACGGTCGCGGCGTCGACGCCAAGGTGATTGGCTCGGACAAGGACACCGACCTGGCGCTGGTGCAGTTGCAGTTGCCGCCGACCGACAAGGCCTCGGCCCTGCCCTGGGCGCAGTTCGGCGACAGCGACGCGCTGAAGGAAGGCGACTTCGTCATGGCGATGGGCGCCCCGTACGGGCTGAGCCGCTCGGTCTCGCAGGGGATCATCTCCTGCACGCGGCGGTACCTTCGCGGCAACAGCGAGTACAGCCTGTGGCTGCAGACCGACGCGGCGATCAACCCCGGCAACAGCGGCGGTCCGCTGGTCGACACCGAAGGTCGCGTCGTGGGCATCAACGCCCGCGGGGCCTCGGGCAGCGACGGCCTGGGCTTTGCCATCCCCACCTCGACGGTCAAGTTGATCGTCGCGCAGCTTCGCCAGTTCAAGAAGGTCAACTGGTCGTGGACGGGGCTTCAGCTCCAGCCGCTGAAAGACTTCAACCGCAACATCTACTTTGAGGGCGACAGCGGGGTGATCGCGGCGGACCCGGACCCCGAGAGCCCGGCCCAGCGTGCGGGCATCAAGGCGCGCGACCGTATTTTGAAGGTCAACGGCGCCGCCCTGACGGCGATGCGCGAGGAAGATCTCCCCGCGGTCAACAAGGTGCTGGGGCTGCTGGCCAAGGGCAAGCCCGCCACGTTCGACATCCTGCGCGAGGGCAAGGCGATGAGCATCGTCCTGACCCCGCGCGAAAAGGGAAAGGTCGAGGGCGAGGAGCTGGCCCTGCCGCGATGGGACATGACCATCAAGACCATCAACCAGTTTGAAAACGAAGACCTGTACTTCTACTGCAAGGAAGGCATCTTCGTGTACGGGATCAAGTGGCCCGGAAACGCCGGATCGGCCGGCCTGGAGAGGCAGGACATCATCCTCAAGGTCGAAGGCGCCGACGTCAAGACCCTCGACGACCTCAAGAAGATCCACGCCGAGATGATCAAGAACGTGGCGGTCAAGCACCGGGCGCTGTTCACGATCATGCGCAACGGTCTGACGCGGCAGATTGTCGTGGACTTCTCCCGCGACTATGAAAAAGAATAA
- a CDS encoding substrate-binding domain-containing protein, whose translation MKKPLIALLMAGAAIAAIALTYPSAPEAGSLRLYAGAGLRPVADKLAAAFQAESGIKVECDYGGSGEVLARAREDGRADLFMPGDGWYIERMEELAPERVVQRQTVAYLVPVIIVRRENEKTRSLKGLADLAAGDLRVGLGKNPSTQIGRTSAIMLTQADVHIPPQRLQEALTVNELGVWVKMKSVDAAIVWDAIAAALGDEVATIRLPPEQSPVSPVVAARLSTSKSPEIAKRFLAFLAGQKAQDIFKETGYSTKKL comes from the coding sequence ATGAAGAAACCGCTGATTGCTCTGCTGATGGCCGGGGCCGCTATCGCTGCGATAGCGCTGACGTACCCTTCCGCGCCCGAGGCGGGATCACTGAGGCTTTATGCTGGCGCGGGCTTGCGCCCGGTGGCGGATAAGCTGGCGGCCGCGTTCCAGGCCGAGAGCGGGATCAAGGTCGAGTGCGACTACGGCGGCAGCGGCGAGGTGCTGGCCCGCGCGCGGGAAGACGGCCGCGCCGACCTCTTTATGCCCGGCGACGGATGGTACATCGAACGGATGGAGGAACTTGCGCCCGAGCGCGTGGTCCAGCGACAGACCGTGGCGTACCTCGTGCCGGTCATCATTGTGCGCAGGGAAAACGAGAAGACCCGCTCGCTTAAAGGCCTGGCAGATCTGGCCGCGGGCGATCTGCGAGTCGGGCTGGGCAAGAATCCCAGCACGCAGATAGGACGCACTTCAGCGATCATGCTGACGCAGGCCGATGTGCATATTCCGCCCCAGCGCCTGCAGGAAGCCCTGACCGTCAACGAACTGGGCGTGTGGGTGAAGATGAAGAGCGTCGATGCCGCCATCGTCTGGGATGCCATCGCCGCCGCCCTGGGCGACGAGGTGGCGACGATCCGCCTGCCGCCTGAACAGTCGCCGGTTTCGCCCGTAGTGGCCGCGCGCCTGTCGACATCGAAGTCGCCCGAGATCGCCAAGCGGTTTCTGGCCTTCCTGGCCGGGCAAAAGGCACAAGATATCTTTAAGGAAACGGGATACAGCACAAAGAAGCTGTGA
- a CDS encoding glycosyltransferase, whose product MARPLDILMVTWGSMGDVQPYVALGRALNAAGHRAVLATAGRFEPLAARAGVQFAAVGDDLTDAVLEDVFARFLGTGSLLRQTHLLIGDLMLRGAERQFADVRALCKGFDVAICHPTAVFAQEAIIRQGIPWVGVVLAPMMLPTGAAPPMGAPNFGPAINRLMWKLAEFAQNAVYARRYRRRIRSLGGQRVHFTLYDALSPRCNLVGVSPALVPPYADVPDSFHWTGRWVLDEPDFTLPPPLVEFLAHEDRPVVVSFGSMAVGRAEGLGAVVTEALAMVGCRSVVQRGWAGLGGDTGGGRVLFVDYIPHELLFPHAACVVIHGGAGATHAAARAGVPAVVVPHLMDQGYWAGVLQGHGAAPPPLPYQKLTARRLAQRISECLDSRPMAVAAARLGAQMKAEDGCAEAVRVIEEFA is encoded by the coding sequence ATGGCGCGGCCGCTCGACATCCTGATGGTTACCTGGGGCTCGATGGGCGACGTACAGCCGTACGTCGCCCTCGGCCGCGCGCTCAACGCGGCGGGGCACCGGGCGGTGCTGGCGACGGCGGGGCGGTTCGAGCCGCTGGCGGCCCGTGCGGGCGTGCAATTCGCGGCGGTGGGGGACGACCTGACCGACGCGGTGCTGGAAGACGTGTTCGCTCGGTTTCTGGGCACCGGTTCGCTGCTGCGCCAGACGCATCTGCTGATCGGCGACCTGATGCTGCGCGGGGCAGAGCGTCAATTTGCCGACGTGCGGGCCCTGTGCAAAGGTTTCGACGTGGCGATCTGCCATCCCACTGCCGTGTTCGCCCAGGAAGCGATCATCCGCCAGGGCATACCGTGGGTCGGCGTGGTGCTGGCGCCGATGATGCTGCCGACGGGCGCGGCGCCGCCGATGGGGGCGCCAAACTTCGGCCCGGCGATCAATCGCCTGATGTGGAAGTTGGCGGAGTTTGCCCAAAATGCCGTTTATGCCCGGCGATACCGCCGCCGGATCCGCAGTCTGGGCGGGCAACGTGTACACTTCACGCTCTACGACGCCCTCTCGCCGCGGTGCAATCTCGTGGGCGTTTCGCCGGCGCTGGTGCCGCCGTACGCCGACGTGCCTGACTCGTTCCACTGGACCGGGCGATGGGTGCTGGACGAACCGGACTTCACCCTCCCGCCGCCGCTGGTGGAGTTTCTTGCCCACGAAGATCGGCCGGTGGTGGTGAGTTTTGGTTCGATGGCCGTTGGCCGGGCCGAGGGTCTGGGGGCGGTAGTGACCGAGGCCCTGGCGATGGTCGGCTGCCGCAGCGTGGTGCAGCGAGGCTGGGCCGGGCTCGGTGGCGACACAGGCGGCGGCCGTGTTCTCTTTGTCGACTACATTCCGCACGAATTGCTGTTTCCGCACGCGGCGTGCGTGGTGATCCATGGCGGGGCGGGCGCGACGCACGCGGCGGCACGGGCGGGCGTGCCCGCGGTCGTCGTGCCGCACCTGATGGACCAGGGATACTGGGCCGGCGTGCTGCAGGGGCACGGGGCCGCGCCGCCGCCCTTGCCGTACCAAAAGCTGACCGCGCGGCGTCTGGCGCAGCGCATCAGCGAATGCCTCGACAGCAGGCCGATGGCCGTTGCGGCCGCTCGCCTCGGGGCGCAAATGAAAGCGGAAGACGGTTGCGCTGAGGCGGTGCGGGTGATTGAAGAGTTCGCCTGA
- a CDS encoding metallophosphoesterase — protein MQTLIIAMTLLATPASPAQTPQPHDLLAGASWKGTQASFTVADPQAYAGLLTTAAASINGKAVGPLLEGMAYESYPADAAMLVKGANVITFRPGKGARGAALKLLAYTPQMLAVDSGPMLGAISSDFFTVTCRTNCPAAVTVTARPVDPSGGKETSASSPRGYYHRLKIPLAPGVKSFAYTLKLTSPAATKTEGPYTVRVPGVGGGPLRIAAAGDSRSHPQAWGGVAAAIAAAKPDLVVLTGDYVHYGQIDSAWDSQFFGPAKEMLATVPTYGVLGNHDQSATVFFQMFYGPTGQGNTRNWSQQFGDVLLIGIDGGPRGASAKWLPPVLEANTTARFIFLANHYPAYSSGPHGDEKGLVTNSRNLIMPLLVNAGATAMIAGHDHDYERSEPPGGVACIVTGGGGAPLYKIDPKAAAKNPHSKFFSGVYNYCIFEIDGDSCTLKAYDLEGKLLDQATYKGRAAAAKKAG, from the coding sequence ATGCAGACCCTGATTATCGCAATGACTCTGCTGGCGACGCCTGCCTCACCCGCCCAGACGCCGCAGCCTCACGACCTTCTGGCCGGGGCTTCCTGGAAAGGCACCCAAGCCTCGTTCACCGTCGCCGATCCGCAGGCCTATGCCGGGCTGCTGACCACCGCCGCCGCTTCCATCAACGGTAAAGCGGTCGGCCCGCTGCTGGAGGGCATGGCGTATGAGAGCTATCCCGCCGACGCGGCGATGCTGGTCAAGGGCGCCAACGTGATCACGTTCCGTCCCGGCAAAGGCGCCAGAGGCGCCGCCCTCAAGTTGCTGGCCTACACCCCGCAAATGCTGGCGGTTGATTCCGGACCGATGCTCGGAGCCATCAGCAGCGACTTCTTCACCGTCACCTGCCGCACGAACTGCCCGGCGGCCGTCACCGTCACCGCCAGGCCCGTTGACCCCTCCGGCGGCAAGGAGACCTCTGCCTCGTCGCCGCGCGGATACTATCACCGCCTGAAGATTCCCCTGGCGCCGGGAGTGAAATCATTCGCCTACACGCTGAAGCTGACATCGCCGGCGGCTACCAAGACCGAAGGTCCGTACACGGTGAGAGTGCCCGGTGTCGGCGGCGGCCCGCTGCGGATTGCAGCCGCCGGGGACAGCCGCTCTCATCCGCAGGCGTGGGGCGGCGTGGCGGCGGCGATCGCCGCGGCCAAGCCCGACCTGGTCGTGCTGACGGGCGACTACGTTCACTACGGGCAGATCGACAGCGCCTGGGACAGCCAGTTTTTCGGCCCGGCCAAGGAAATGCTGGCGACCGTTCCGACCTACGGCGTTCTGGGCAATCATGATCAAAGCGCGACGGTCTTCTTCCAGATGTTCTACGGGCCCACGGGCCAGGGCAACACGCGCAACTGGTCGCAACAGTTCGGCGACGTGCTGCTGATCGGAATCGACGGCGGTCCGCGAGGCGCCTCGGCCAAATGGCTCCCCCCGGTCCTGGAGGCCAACACCACCGCCCGCTTCATCTTCCTGGCCAACCATTACCCCGCCTACTCCTCGGGCCCCCACGGCGACGAGAAGGGGCTGGTCACCAACAGCCGCAACCTGATCATGCCCCTGCTGGTCAACGCCGGCGCGACGGCCATGATCGCCGGACATGACCACGACTACGAGCGCAGCGAACCGCCCGGCGGCGTGGCGTGCATCGTCACCGGCGGCGGGGGCGCGCCGCTGTATAAGATTGATCCCAAAGCCGCTGCCAAGAACCCGCACTCGAAGTTCTTCAGCGGCGTGTACAACTACTGCATCTTCGAGATCGACGGCGACTCATGCACCCTCAAGGCGTACGATCTCGAAGGCAAGCTGCTCGACCAGGCCACCTACAAAGGCAGAGCCGCGGCGGCGAAAAAGGCCGGATGA